A segment of the Dunckerocampus dactyliophorus isolate RoL2022-P2 chromosome 19, RoL_Ddac_1.1, whole genome shotgun sequence genome:
GACTCGCTCAAGTCTGGACATTTACTTTGACAGACAATGCAGTACTTCCTCTTTGTGCCTCTCAACTGTCACCTAACGTCAACATCTTTTATCTTTACTGACTCATTTTAATTGTTGTACTTGAGATTCAGAACACGGTCCATTCCAGGATACTCGGTTTTGTTTGGACTTCATATTCATTTTCCTCTAATCATAGTTTTCTACACGTGATGTGCTACAAGAGTACAAACAACATATTATTCAAATCTTCATCTGGTGCTCTTTGTGGCTTGTGCTTCTGTTCAAGATCACAAATTGAGCAATGGCTACTCCAGTATATTTGATgaggtacagtatatatccatgTGATCAAATCTTGATTTTTAATCTGTTTCAATGTTTAAACTCTGTAAATACTTTTATAAAACCGTCTGAAGTGGCCGCTATGTACCCGACAGATAATGGGCGCAGTCCCCCATATGCCGTTAGGGGGCGATGAGCGCCGTCCTTGCTACTATATTAACATGGCCGGCTGATGTAAGCACAGCGTGAGTTTCAGCCACAACAAGTGCTTCATAGTTCTCCTGATAAGTGGGAATGTAGCAGTTTCTTGCGGGCTAAAAGCAaatgaggtgtttttttttaggactaTCTGATGTTAATACGCGACAGATCAGTTCACCGGCTTGCGGAATCGATCCTACGTGGCCAGATCCGAGCATCGTGGACTCTGTACGCGGGTTGTCAGCCTTCGCCACCAAAAAGGTGCTGGTGGGACCTACAGGGTGAGCTTTATAACCATGATGCCATGTTCGTTTTTCTGATGTTTCTGATTATGTGCCAATTTCAAAAGTACTTGAAGTACAGTTGTTTCGTGGCGTACCACTGCGCTACAATCTACTTAGCAGGTTAGCATTAGCCGTGTGCGTGGTGTTAGCCTACTAGCATGAGAGGACATAGCCGAGGATGAAGTGTAACttctaaacaaaaatacaaatatcactAGCGGTGTTTACTGTTAGAAAGTACTGCCGAATAAAGGAACGTATCTATCTTACTCCTATTAGCTGTACATGACATCTTTTAGACAACATAACCAAGTAGAGGAGGTACGGAAGCGTAGAATTGTCAGATAGCTCAACCATCTTCGGCTTGTTCGTCCGAACATATGACAAAGCAATATCCTCATGACCGTAGTCTGGCTAATTTGTAGTTATATCCGAAACAAACTCCGGGTCTGTAAAAAAGAGAAATGGAAAGCTATTTCAATTAGAGAAGGTGACAGTTGCACATGGGGTGGagtggttcaggagtagaaggtCGTCCGGTTACCGGATAGGTCGGATTCGAGTCCCATTTCCTCCAATCCAGGTCCCTTGGGCAACGCCCACTAACCACCGTGGAGCGCGACTCTGCGGGCGTCAAGGCACGAGTAACATGTGCCAAAATATTCATCTTCCTTTCATATACTCACCAGCATAAGATACACTCAAGAGCTGGATCAAAAGTTTGACCACCAAGAGTCAGAATTCGAACAACTCTGCTTATGATCCTGTACGCCACTGAAACCTGCAACATTAATCAAGTTACTGTTCAGTGAATACAATATCAGTCAACATCGATATCTTCGTCAATGCAAACAaggcatcattttgttaaatTTTTCCACCCCTGTATGTCATAATAATGAATGATGTGTCTGTGTTTCTGACGTATTTTCAGAGCAGGCGCAAAGCTACAGTGAGAAAAAACATCTTCTACACATGTGGAGACATCTGACAAGATCATGAAAGAAACGGCAACCGTAGATGCTGATGACCCGGAGCAAGGTTGACCACATTTTAGCACAATTTACCATGTTccttaatgtgtttatttgagTCTCACTTGTACAGCGAATCAGAAAATGATTGCAATGATGGCATCACTTATCTTACAGGTCAAGAGACGCCATCCAAACCCTCCTTTGATTTGGTGCCCAGCCTGAAAGGTCGGCAGCGCAGGAAAAACCCCAGATATTCAGACTATGACACGAGAGACACAAACGCACATGAGAGGCAAAGTGATGAGGAAAAGTCTGCTACAAAGAAGCTGGGAAAGGAGGTGACGCCTCAAAAGACGCCTGCCAAGCGAGGGCGGCCGAAGAAGGTCCCCCAGCCGAGCGTGGACGAAAAAGCAGCGTCTCAAGTGTCTAACGGGGAAATGTCAACGAAAAAGACCCCTGCAGCAAAAAGGCCCCCTTCAAACAAAACTCCAGctaaaacaaacattaacaaCACCTCCCCTGGGCCGGGGGAGTCTGTAGAGAATGGGACGCCAAAGCCCAAGAGGAAGTACGTGAGGAAGCAGGTAGTCAAGGCGGAGCCAGTCGCACGCGAGAAGAGTCCAGAAGTACCCGAGGAGGCGGAACCAGGAGGGCGCCGCAGGAGGAGCGCTGCTAAAATGTGAGTCACATGACACATGTGCCGCCTCTAATCTCGACTTGTTTGGTCCCTCAAGAAACTTGTACTGCAGCAAACTGGCGCTCCATTCTGTTTGCTGTTTAGAGGTACAGTTGTCAATCATAACAGTCGTcacaaatataattttttatacagaatataatttatatttatatagaaTTTATAGTTATATAGAATTATAGAATTTATAGTTTTGCTTTCacataattataaatgaggaatggatggaagttatagTCAATGTATACTTGCCGTACACCCTGGAGAGATGGAATTCAATAAAGACTTTACAATGAAGTGcatcaaaatacagtagttaatgaggaacaaacctacataaccctaaccactactcattagttactcattagttcttcattagttcctcagtaattactttactcattagttcctcatttgttcttcattagttcctcagtaactactctgtCCCATGTGCCTCAGtcgttagttcctcattagtgcttcattagttcctcagtaactactctaaatgtatgtgccttagttcctcagtaactactcaactcattagttcttcgttagttcctcagtaactactgcatttttgtgtaccttattgtaaagcaggggtcaccaacgtttttccttgtgagagctacttttacaaaatgaaaatggccaagagctactcatttttgtaacatttattttcacagcttattttaaacccaaaaaaagcaaatatgcttgttttaccagaacatcaacaaaatgccggtgtccacaactcacattttgcatttcagaatgcatttctttctactgttctttcattattaactgaaaacctgaatgaaaagcaggcttgcgggcctcatgtggtcgtggggggctaccaggtgcctgcgggcaccacgttggtgatccctgttgtaaagtgtgaccgtgtttctcaccttcttcatcacatgctggcactcgcaactttctttggcctcaTGGCAGGTTATTCAGCAATAGGGCATATGGTGCTTtgtttgcaggggtgtccaaagtgcggcccgcagctgtaattttattggcccgcagcacagtctaaaaatgtcatttaacaaggaaactttaaaaacaacaacagcagcaaaaaagtcaaaatattaagaacatttttttttactagagcaaagtcaaaatattaagaggaaaaaaattgttttcgaatgagaaaagttgcaattttatgagaataaacttgtaaaatgaggaaaaatatcatttgagTAACAATGCtgaaataaaggaaaaatacattattgttgttaaaagatcaaaagttataattaccagaagaaaatttacaagaggaaatagttgcggggaaaaaaaacatctctaattttacgtgaataaagtataaatattaagaaaaaagtcatgaatgaatgaatgaagaacaaaagtcgcaactttacaagaataaactcatgttattatgaaaaaaaaaacatttttagtagtttttttcttgagctacatatatcTTCTTACCATAGTTCTGTGTGTTGGTTTACTTGTACAAAgtatcaaagcggcccttgcatcctttcgtttttcagaatgtggcccttgctggaaaacatttggacatccctgcagtACAGGGTAAAAGGACTAGTTTGTTCCTTGCCCCTGTTTGCACGAAAACAGGGGCAAAATTTTAATGACAATTTTtgaccgaggtttgactgtacctcGATTGCTGCGAAAGTGCatcctgggggccattttcagctcAGAGCTCATTTTTTCGCGGCCCTCTGCATATTGTAGAACTAAAATGAAAGAATTATCAATAAGATATACTACACAAACTTGCTAAACTTACACACAACTAAGATGCTTTGATCAGACAGCTTAGCATAGGGTCAGGGGCGTCCAATGTGTggtctgaaatgtttttttttggcgttattctaattatttttattttttattagttttttttttttttaaacagcagcagaaaaatcaacagtaattttaccagaatgaagtcaaaatattaagagaaaaaggttgtaatctaatgaaataaaagtcataattttatgagaatatcgAGTCAGAAAAATATAATGTCACTTTAAGtcgcataaagtggaaatattaaggattatcaatattaaatattatttttgtaacgtgatattatgagaaacacattaaatagttttttggggggggaaattaggttcaggaaaaagttaaaagtattatgggaataaagtcaaaatattacaagaagaaaatttgcacaaataaagttgaaatagttggtaaataaataaataaataacaacaggAGAAATGGTAAACAATGTAATCTTACCTGAATAagaataatgtgaaaatattaggagaaagtcgtattctaatgtcGCAATTTGATCTGAATAAACTTCTaatatgggccgcacggtggtccagtggttagcatgttggccaacacagtaacagcctggagatcggaaagatctgggttcgattctccctttctgagtggagtttgcatgttctccccgtgtgtgcctgggttttctccaggtactccggtgtcctcccaccttccaaaaacatgcatgtgattttaattggtgactctaaattgtccataggtatgaatgtgagtgtgaatggttctttgtctatatgtgccctgccattggctggcgaccagtccagggtgtaccccgcctgtcgcccgaagtcagttgggataggctccagcatgcccccgcgacccttatgaggagaagcggtatagaaaatggatggatggaaacttctaatattctgaggaaaaatgtaattttagtagcatagagttgaattattagagaaaaaaattggttttttttaagttgtaatattataagaaacaaaccaatcaaaatgaaaaattaggttgacGAGAAAGTTATAACACTACgggaatgaagttgtaatattatgggaataaagccataattttgcaagaagaaaacttcaatcctttcatttttcactatgggGACCTCGCTGGACACCCCTAGCATTAATTGAGCTCCATAGGATTGCTTTTAGGATTTTTAACacacaaaatgtgtcaaagggggaaaagtttggacccccctgccCGTGTACTTCTAGTCCACTTCTTTTATATCATCGATGTCAGGGGTGAAACATTGACATCCTAGTTTTGTGTTATAGTTGGCAAGCAAATGAGAGTAGTAACTAACAACATATCTCCTTAATAATGGATGAATTTTATATTccgagggccagtaaaaaaaaaaaaaaaaaaaaaaaaaaggagctgtggcccgaaaatggcccccaggttgCACTGTGATCTGTGGCTAATGTTTTGTTCCACACTGTCAGGGCGATGAAGTTCCTCCACGCAATGGCTCAAGAGGAGATCAGTCATTCCGCTGAAGATCCACAAGCGAACAGTGACTCCATCCCCAAAACAGCAGAACCTGCGAGCTGTAACATAAGTTCTCAAGGTGGAAAAGGTACTAGCTGGAACCCGACTGAAATAATGTGTTGAGATGTAAACGGCATCTTTAATTAAAGTGATCGCTTGTCGTCCTTCGTGTGACAACGTCCTCTCATGTCACAACCAAACAAGGACGCAGAGGTCGCAAGAGAAAATACTCCGACAGCGACGGCGCAGACGACCAAGATTTTGTTCCAGatgtggaggaagaggaagtggacaatgaggaggaggaggaggaggtggaagaCGACTACGACGATGATGATGTAGAGGAGACAGACTGGGATTCAAACTACAAAAGAAGCTACAGCAGCAGCGTCAGTCTCTCTCATGCAGACTTGACATGAGCCGGACAGAGATCCTGCACCAGAATGAACCTTGATGTTCTCTCCTGCAGGCCTCAGGCACCAAGCTGGAGAAGAAACTGGCCAGCAACATGATGAAGACCATTTGGGAGGCCTTCAATACATACAAGGAATTGTAAGTTGTGGACAAAACACACTTATTCTTCTCACGTTTCCCACCCTTGTGATCTGTTCCTGCAGCCGTAAGGTGCACCACAGCAGCTTGCTGTTCTCGGAGTGGATTCCCTCCTCCAGTGCCTGGACCCCGGTGCCACAAAGGTGCTCACTTCGAACTTTAACCCCCACAGTAGCCGTGTCGTCATCACAGACTAATATGAATTACATGTCATCTTTGTGCAGTGAAGTGGAGGCGTATCTTCCCCAGGAGCGCCGATCAGCTGCtttcaaagtgtcaagggaaggTTGCAAAGAGGAGGCGTGTCTGCAGAGACTCAGCAGGTCAGACTCCAAAAAGTCGCAAAATATGGAGATGCATGTTTTAACACCGAGGTGGCGAAggtgcagcacattctaaaaacacaatttaacaagaaaactaaaaaaaacagaaaaaatagaAACATGAGCAGCagttttaaagaataaagtctaaatattaacataaaaaagtgtaatctatggagaaaaagtggtaattttactagaataacattaatatgatgaaaaaatagaccTGCCATGATAGACAATAAACGGATTAATGGAAcgattgggggaaaaaacaaacaaggttGATAATTTTGACGGCTGGATAAGTTGACATGCAGCATATACTGTGCGCatgcctgttccatttccttGTTCCACTGTGCCgcgcaggctggatgacaagaggggtCACTCTGCAtatgtctgtgcgcattggttgtgtagtggaatgaacagagaacGTGACTATTCAGCCAGTCAGCCTCCTTGTCCCAGTACATGGAGGCTAGGGCTACGTGCTAAGTGgatacacagagtgctagcagttagcaagcaactGTGactatgaatgaaggcacaaaagcgattagtttctaagccgaattcGTCCCGGCGGTCGGTGCTTGCTGGGGGGGTTTGATCGGTCAAGTGAATGTTTACTGTAGGGCGGGGTGGTGCGAGCTCACAGACGGAGTCGCTCGCTGCATTGCAGGGGAGGTGCAGCCTTTCGGTGCAGTTGAGGGGCCAGCCTTTTGGGAGATGTTGGAGTTGTTTGGCGGACGGTGCGAGTTGCCTGGAGGGCGTGCATGCGCATGTCGCGGCCAGCGGTTCCTGAGCTGTGTGGCCGAGTGGAGGAGGACGTGTTGAAGTAcaatcagcaacattgcattttatgcCGCAACTCAgctgtggtccagctcaaatatgacccccgaCATTGGTTTAACAATTGGtttacactacataactgtgtgtgtaggttttattggagtgttgttgtttttttttcttaacagataCTGTCTCTATAGTGTAGTGTCGcagggagcacttcctgtttcacaACGCgctttactgtactgtacttttatgacaccatgagtaggattggtatgtgaagtggtgacgtCCCGCGATTTCAACGGGGTTGAgaagttcattgtgagctgtgttgttactctgcttgcaaAATATAGAGTTACCTCTTCCTCACCGACTCGTGAGTACCACAATAGGCAacttcacacaggtacactatacttgagtaccatctgatagttcaaatgtgacatgacacttactgaaaaattaatgaaaaaaatggtctgaaAAAGGTCGATATTAttgattatcgacgataatttatAGCAGTTATCCACAAGAAAAATTTGTTGTCCTGGCAGCcctatgaaaaaataatttcattttagtagcatacagttgaaatattaaaaaaaaaaaaaaaagtcctgatattatgagaaactaacaaaacacTTTGtaacaagttgtaatttttgaaaaattatgttgcaaaatgtcaaaatatgggaattcaGTCATGATTACCAGAAGAACAgttccaagaataaacttgaaatGGTTGGGAATTtgcttacagttagtccagaactctgcggcccggcttttaacaggaaccaaaaaaaaGGGGCACATCACCCCAATTCTGGCCTCCCTGCACTGGCTGCCTGTTTGTTTTAGAATTGAtgttaagattttattgtttgtttttaaagcgtTGAAAGGACCCCATCCAAATTTATGCTCCAGCGTGCACATTGAGGTCCGAGGGCCAGCTCCAACTAGTGGTGcctaagacgagacttaagacCAAGGGAGATtgggccttttctgtagtctgccccaagctgtggaacactctaccccgctcatgtaaaaacggcccccacagtTCATCTttaaacccacttttattttcgGGTTTTTAACTCGACGTGAGTTGTGTGGtcctttttgtgtcttttattgctttctttttagttttgatTGGTTTtacttttcttagttttttcttttatctattttatttattgttttgattgtatttatagttgaatgaattgaatttatagtcatttttggaaatttaggttgcggaaaaaaaagttagattacgagaataaagtcaaaatatgggaataaagtcataattacaagaataaaatttacaagaagaatgttgaaatagttggaaatttaaaaaaaaaataagcagaaatggggaaaaaaaatttacaaaaataaaggtgtattctgcaaaacaaaataagtgtAATTTCTGGAGTatgaggttgggggaaaagttataagatacaaattaaaacagcaaaaattaggaaaaaaaagagcaaagttcatataaattaattttcacctatatgacaaatatgagatgcatttttttcttgaaatagctacagtatataacgtcttagcatatctacatgtgttgctttacaaaatatcaaatttgcaaagttgcatcctttcatttttcactatggggccctcgctggaaaaaccttttggacacccttgttttAACAAAATCCTGCTCACAAGGTTGCACATggcatttacatattttatttattttacctcAGGTTCGAAGCAGTACCTCCTCACCAGGACTACTGGGACATGCACCTGAACGCAGGCGGGCCGGTGTGGGCCATGGAGTGGTGCCCGACGCCCGACGGGGCCGTGGTGTCTCAGTACTTGGCTGTGGCCTGCCACAGAAACATGGACGACCAGCACTACCTCCACAAAAACTACTCTGGACCTTCCCTGGTGCAGCTGTGGTACCTGGGCACGCTGGAGTACAACAGCAGGTGACCGTTGGCATCCATTCTTGTCAGCTCTATAGAAACCAGCCAATAACTCTTTCTTTTCCTTCCATGTGCGCTTCTCGACAGGCCCACCTCACAGCCTGGTCTGGCTTACGGCCTGGTCCTGGACAAAGGTTGCATCTGGAACCTGAAGTGGTGTCCATCAGGGGTCTGGGAGATGCCCTCCACCAGGAAACAGGTAACGGTACTGATTGAAGATGTAACTGAATGATGTAGACCTTGTATGTGACTATGTTCATGTTGTCAATGAACTCCTGAAGGCCCCTTTCCTGCCCAGACTTGGGCTGTTGGCAGTGGCCACCTCCACTGCTGTGGTCACCATGTACAGTCTGCCCCATCCTGAAGCTCTGAACATCAGCCAGAATCTTCCAGACTCTGGTAGGACCATTTGGAAGCAGTTTTTTCTCAAATCAAACCGGCAATACCGGCAAGCTTGTTATATGTCATACATTTGTTGGCCAGCAGAATGCAGTGTTGACCAAACTTGATGGATGCTGCAGTACAGCAGTAGTGTGCTGTATCATGGAAGTATTTTACAGATAGCTCTCAGCAGGTCCTACTCTATGATTTACATAGGCTTATCAAAGAAATtgaatggcattgtttttaaatttgtaaGATAACATGTCAACCaatttacatacagaaaaaaattgcaagtaaataccaaaaaaaaaaaaatcctgtaaataactgaataaataataataatagtaagaaTTTACCAATGTTGCAAActcaaacaatttaaataaccacacagtGTGCAAACATTAACTCAAATACAGTTACACTATATAATGATATTGAAGAATAGAATTATATTGAAGGTTAATTTCTTTCCCTCTGATATTTGTGGCAAGGCTACAGCGCCCTTAGCATTTGCCTATATTGCCTTATGGGTCAGCCGGCTCTGAGATATGTTAACCAGCTTCAAATTTATACAtctaaaaaatacattctttttgTCATAATAGTAGGACTTTACTTCCATAGAATTAGGCATTTTTCTTCCATAAAATGATAAttgttttgtcataatattaggactttattcttgtaaaatgactgctttttttccatcgttgctgttgttttcttgtttaattgtatttttagcatgtgctgtgagccaataaaaaaacaaccatgggCCGCAAAAGGCCCCcttgccgtactttggacatccctgctatAAAGCGTTTGGTGTTAGTCGTACATTCATACTCAAGTAGATGACCTCGGAATATTAGGACCTTATTCCcgtgaaatgacttttttttttttttttttttgaccgtAAGAAAATTTTATCATGCCTTTTATTCACCTAATTTAGTATAcgttattatacatttttcaaagtaGTTTTACAAAAtctgcaacttcattctttggtTTTtgcttcccataatattacgactttggaAAGtaacatcttcttcttcttcttttcttcaatatttcagtattacGCTTGGAAAAATTACAtgcttttctcataatattttgactttattctcataaaattatgaccaTTTCtcctgtaaaataaataaataaattaaattatgatattaatattatgactttattattccactattttgactttatttttgtaaaattactgctgtttttccattgttgcggttttcttgtatttttaaaatatgccatgttgtcaataaaaaaaaaaaaaaaaaaacagtcctgggccgcactttggacacccctgctataaagtGTTTGGTGGTTAGtttattcatacagtatatgaccgcTTTGAAAATGATCATTCAGTAGATGCACAAAGCCATCATCAGTCACACACAAGCACCGCCATCAAAGCGGCCTGCTTGAATATTCCATTAAGGGACTCACGTGTGTGCTTGGGTGGGCTCTGGGAGAGGGGGCGTGAAGCCATTTGGTAACAGTGACGATATTTAACGTGCACACTCGCACAGTGTGGCGTGCGTGCTTATAATATGGATGGTGGCGCCCATGATGCCGTCCGCTCCTCGCCATCGCTGCATCAACTCCTTAGGCTCGGCTGATAGAAAAGTGTACCAAAGAGATGAATGACTAGTGGGCATCATCCATCTCAcacgcgtgcatgtgtgtgcgtgtcacaGATAATGCCATGAAACACGGCAGCTGGCGTCCTGTTATCAGTATCTCATGTCTTCCACGCGCTACATGCATCTAGCATACGTGCATATTGCACATTTATTCtgagtgattttaaaaatgctgtGGTCATATACATATTCCACATGTTGTGCCACCGGCTCCTCTACGCCACAGTTGGCTTGCTTGTAGTATTAAACAAGGAAGCAGTGGGATATAAAAAGCATTATAAAGTCTTGACATTTCACTTCCTTTTCGCCTCTCCTTCGCAGCCAGAGCGTCACGGCCTTTAGTTTCTAGTTTATTTCCTCGGAGCGGGTCATTGAGCGACTCCATCAGCTCGCCGCATCCAAGCATAGCTGCAAGTTATGAGGTAGACTCTTTAAAAGCACACATGGCTGCAGGAAGAACACTCAGCCAGGGTTTTATGGTGGATTCATATGCTGGGCTTCTTTTTAAACCTCAAGATGTTTGGGGCTGTCACTCCAGAGCCAATTTGTTCTTCGCACTCGTCAGCGGAAAGGTCACAtcttttgggggggttttttgtgttttttttaaaggtcagGCTTGTAATCAGCTGCATTCTCCTGGGACACACTGACACACTTGGACGCACCACAAAGACGACAGCCGTGCATAAGAGGGCTGTGTAGGAGGTGGAGTCTACAATAGACTTGCTCTCTTGTTAATGGAAGAACATACGTGCACGGTggccagtcaggagattgggaagacctgggtttgagtctccacttgggcatctctgtgtggagtttgcgtgttctccccgtgcgtgtgtg
Coding sequences within it:
- the gtf3c2 gene encoding general transcription factor 3C polypeptide 2; this translates as MKETATVDADDPEQGQETPSKPSFDLVPSLKGRQRRKNPRYSDYDTRDTNAHERQSDEEKSATKKLGKEVTPQKTPAKRGRPKKVPQPSVDEKAASQVSNGEMSTKKTPAAKRPPSNKTPAKTNINNTSPGPGESVENGTPKPKRKYVRKQVVKAEPVAREKSPEVPEEAEPGGRRRRSAAKMAMKFLHAMAQEEISHSAEDPQANSDSIPKTAEPASCNISSQGGKGRRGRKRKYSDSDGADDQDFVPDVEEEEVDNEEEEEEVEDDYDDDDVEETDWDSNYKRSYSSSASGTKLEKKLASNMMKTIWEAFNTYKEFRKVHHSSLLFSEWIPSSSAWTPVPQSEVEAYLPQERRSAAFKVSREGCKEEACLQRLSRFEAVPPHQDYWDMHLNAGGPVWAMEWCPTPDGAVVSQYLAVACHRNMDDQHYLHKNYSGPSLVQLWYLGTLEYNSRPTSQPGLAYGLVLDKGCIWNLKWCPSGVWEMPSTRKQAPFLPRLGLLAVATSTAVVTMYSLPHPEALNISQNLPDSGGSGQRGSIYKPDPVLRLKLGSLKSLRLDQSGQVLSMDWLPVQPHDVIAVGFYDGIVGLWDLNTKSALLRVQGSHDSLTLLPFKCFLAHDHAVRALAFCPANRNLLVTAGEDRLLKTWDLRRLYGPITVQKRSVPNEIYWPMNSAGLLWAQESAYAATFSQGVHYFDHKMRSYFAVPRMITTWSISYSDWLNSLVTSDVLGEVIFATLPSNISTFQAIKRPVERRFPVYFTTLEPHEDTGEEQDEPVDAGCEEEEEEAEGGSGGKVNVPTRQLETYKEAERKFYLHHTDSNMLLGTSGRLWKQMQASELKSKINMDHMPLAALHKVRLNPNMTCHTWLASAGQAGLVRLNCLRIINNPDIHATIRKTRAQFEARHPPTKDAPA